The Nostoc sp. 'Lobaria pulmonaria (5183) cyanobiont' genome window below encodes:
- a CDS encoding c-type cytochrome, which yields MDNQITKPEILIQRIVLLTLAILLAVPLGFFGVQLVQASDPYVKSVLSLTGNPVQGHAIFQINCAGCHGLEADGRVGPSLQAVSKHKSRYGLIRQVISGETPPMPKFQPSAQEMADLLNYLESL from the coding sequence TTGGATAACCAGATTACCAAACCTGAAATTTTGATTCAGCGGATCGTTTTATTGACGCTGGCTATACTGCTAGCAGTCCCTTTGGGCTTTTTTGGTGTTCAGTTGGTTCAAGCCTCCGATCCATACGTCAAAAGTGTTCTATCCTTAACAGGAAACCCAGTTCAAGGACACGCGATCTTTCAAATTAACTGTGCTGGTTGTCATGGCTTGGAAGCAGACGGGCGAGTAGGACCCAGTTTGCAAGCTGTCTCAAAGCACAAGTCTCGATATGGACTGATTCGCCAGGTGATCAGTGGCGAAACGCCGCCAATGCCAAAATTCCAACCTAGTGCCCAAGAAATGGCGGATCTTCTGAACTATTTAGAGTCGTTGTAA